The Rhodothermales bacterium genomic interval ATCTCGGAGACCAACAAGGGTGACTATTACGAGCGCGGAGGCGGCGCTTTTCCCGGAGAGGTCGGCCCGTTCTATGTCGAAGGCGCCACGACCGACGACATGCTGAAGGTCGAGATCATCATGGTCCGGCCGAATCACTATCTCGCGGGTGCACAGATCTATTCGGGCTTTGGCGGGCTGGCAACTGACAGTCGGCTTCGGCTTCTGAACGACCCCATTCCCCCGCGGCGCTATGAGTGGGAGATCGATACGGAGGAGATGACGGGCACGACGAAGCTGCCGGACAGCGAGATGTCCGAGATCACGATTGAACTGCGACCGATGCTGGGTCGCGTTTCCGTTGCTCCTCGCGGGCAGGAGGCGTTCAGTGGACTCTGGCCCGGTGACTTTGGCGGCAACATGGATGCCCCGGAGATTCGCGAAGGCGCGACGGTCTATCTGCCCATCTTCCACGACGGCGCATACTTCTATTTCGGCGACGGCCACGCCCGGCAGGGCGAGGGCGAGGTCAACGGCACAGGTCTGGAGACCTCAATGGACGTGATTCTGAAGATCGACGTTGTGAAGGGCAAGACGATCGACTGGCCGCGGATTGAGGACAAAGACTACATCATGGTGGCAGGAAGTGCACGTCCATTGATCGACGCGTTCCGGCTCGCACACGTCGAGCTCATCGAGTGGCTGGAAACGGACTACGGTTTCGGAAGATGGGACGCGTACCTGCTCGTCGGACAGCTCGGCGAGAGTACCGTCGCCAACATCGTCGACCCGATCTACACGGTGGTCGCGAAGTTTCCGAAGGAGTATCTGCCGGACGATAGTGAGTGAGGAAGTTGGTGGTGTGTTTCCGCCCCGTGTCTGGTTGTCCGGGCGTCGACTTTGACCGCTGCCCCTCGCAACGACTATCGGTGTATAGCGAGCGTACTACCGCCCGAGTGCCGGGAGAATGTAGTCTTCGATGATGTCGTTGGCTCGAAGTGGACGCGATTCATAGTAGCCACCCGCCGTAAACACGACGACCATTTCGAGCTCGGGAAACACGAACACGTCCTGCCCACCCCATCCAGCCGCCCGGTAGTATGCGACGTTGGTCGCCCCGTATGCAAAACGACCCAGCCACCAGTTGTAGCCGTACCCGTAAAGAGGCTGGTAGTCTCCAGTCAGTGGTGTGGACATCGTCGTCGACGCGTCCACCCAATCGTCAGAAAGGATTCGTCTTCCGTCCCACACACCACTGTTCAGATACAGGAGTCCGATTTTTGCCATGTCTCGAGGCCGAAGAGATGCACCGCCCGACGCAAACGTCAATTCCGGGACCATCGAGAATCTGCGCCACGAGAAGTCTTCGATTCCGAGAGGATCGAACAAGTTCTCTTTCGCGAAGTCAATGAGAGTAGACGCTGACGATTTCTTCCGGATGATCTCTCCCAGTAGATTCGTATCACCGCTGTTATAGAGAAACTCACTTCCCGGAATGGAGATCATCGCTCTTCCCAGCAGATACCCCATCGGGTCGATCGTATTGAACATCTGGTAGTGCGAGTCCCGCGGATCGCCGAAGTCGTACTCGAACTCATTCCATTCATATCCCGAAGAGAATGACAGCAAATGTCTCAGCGTGATGTTCCGGTTGTCGTCGTTCAATAGGTGCTCGTACTGTGGAAAGAACGAGAAGAGCGTGTCGTCAACAGTTTTGAGAAGCCCCTGGTCCAGTGCCAGGCCGCACAACGCGGAGGTGATGCTCTTTGACACGGACGCCACGTAGTGAAGCGTGTTGCGGTCGAAACTTCTTGCAATCTGCTGGAGTGTTTCCGGATCGAGGTCCATCCCCGGCCAATACTCCTCGAACACGAGTTTCTGATCCTTGATGATCAGTAAGCCGTGGATCAGGTGGTCGTCCGTGCTGGAGATCACGTCCAGCAGGTCAAGAAGGGGCGCGGCATCCACTCCGACGTCATGGAGGTATGCCGTCTCCCAGCCGTCGCCAGTCGCAGGGGGCCTTTCATAGTCACTTTCCGGATCCTTCTGCGAATCACAGGCGGCCACCAGCAGAAGGAGGAGGATCCAGATTGAACGGATCAGAACGCGTTTTCGGGCGCCGACCCGTGTCGGATCAGCACTCCATTGCGGCATCTGCACAGATCCACGTGGAGTCGAAGGCTTCATATCAGACTCCGATTACCCCTTAGAATGGGACATGTGTACATAACGTCTGGCAGGGCGCACTTGCTGTCGGCCGATTCACGTGGGCGCATGTAGTGGCTTTGCCCGCCCGGTCCCGGAAATCGGATCAGTGGGGCCGATCCGGTGCTTCTAAGAAATATCTCGACCTACCTTGTCCATCCTGGTGACGTCAACGGGCACGAAATGCCCGGCGTCAGCATATTGAAGACCGGACAGTCTTCCCGGTTGCCTATTTTCCACGCCCGGGGATCGCTTTCCACTCAGCAATCATATCCATGATCGGCCGAACCATATCCAATTTCGAGATCATCGAGAAGCTCGGCAGCGGTGGTATGGGTGTGGTTTATCTGGCGCGCGACACGCGGCTGAATCGGCCCGCCGCCCTGAAATTCCTTCCGCCGCACATGGCCACCGACGAGGATGCCAAGGCCCGTTTCATTCAGGAAGCGCAGGCGGCGTCGGCGCTCGATCATCCGAACATCTGTTCGATATTTCAGATCGGTGAAACGGAGCCTGTCCCCGGGGAGCCGGGGGACGGCGAGCTGTTCATCGCGATGGCACACTACGAGGGGCAGACGCTGAAGTATCGTCTTGATGAAGAAGACTTCAGTGTTGATCGATCTCTCAAGATCGGCCGCCAATTAGCCGCCGGACTGAGTCGTGCACACGAGGCCGGTATTGTTCACCGGGATATCAAGCCGGCGAACATCATGGTGACGGACCGGGGCGAGGTGAAGATTCTCGACTTCGGCCTCGCCAAGCTCACCACGGGGGCGCAGCTAACGAAGTCGGGTTCGACACTCGGTACGGCCGCCTACATGAGTCCGGAGCAATACCGCGGCGAGGAGGTGGGTCCGCCTGCCGATGTCTGGAGTCTCGGTGTCGTGCTCTACGAAATGGTGACCGGAAAGGCTCCTTTCGCGGGCGACTATGAGCAGGCCGTGATGTATTCCGTCCTCAACGCGGAGCCCGACGCCGTTGCCGATTTGACGCCCGGAGTGCCGGACGACTTCGCGGCGTTCATCATGCAGTGTCTCGACAAGGATTACGCATCGCGGCCATCCCTGAAAGAGCTGGCCGGTGATCCGCTCGAGAGTACACTGGGGGTGGCGTCGTCCCGTTCTTCGGCCGCTACTCCGGCCGATAGCCGGCGCGAGCGAGTTGGCATTTCCAAACGGACGATCGGGATCGCCGTCGCCGCGGTTGTAGCTATCATCGCGGCAGCGGGACTATGGGGTTTGAGATCAGACCCGGAAGTTGAGAGTCCGCCACCG includes:
- a CDS encoding acetamidase, whose amino-acid sequence is ISETNKGDYYERGGGAFPGEVGPFYVEGATTDDMLKVEIIMVRPNHYLAGAQIYSGFGGLATDSRLRLLNDPIPPRRYEWEIDTEEMTGTTKLPDSEMSEITIELRPMLGRVSVAPRGQEAFSGLWPGDFGGNMDAPEIREGATVYLPIFHDGAYFYFGDGHARQGEGEVNGTGLETSMDVILKIDVVKGKTIDWPRIEDKDYIMVAGSARPLIDAFRLAHVELIEWLETDYGFGRWDAYLLVGQLGESTVANIVDPIYTVVAKFPKEYLPDDSE
- a CDS encoding serine hydrolase, which codes for MKPSTPRGSVQMPQWSADPTRVGARKRVLIRSIWILLLLLVAACDSQKDPESDYERPPATGDGWETAYLHDVGVDAAPLLDLLDVISSTDDHLIHGLLIIKDQKLVFEEYWPGMDLDPETLQQIARSFDRNTLHYVASVSKSITSALCGLALDQGLLKTVDDTLFSFFPQYEHLLNDDNRNITLRHLLSFSSGYEWNEFEYDFGDPRDSHYQMFNTIDPMGYLLGRAMISIPGSEFLYNSGDTNLLGEIIRKKSSASTLIDFAKENLFDPLGIEDFSWRRFSMVPELTFASGGASLRPRDMAKIGLLYLNSGVWDGRRILSDDWVDASTTMSTPLTGDYQPLYGYGYNWWLGRFAYGATNVAYYRAAGWGGQDVFVFPELEMVVVFTAGGYYESRPLRANDIIEDYILPALGR
- a CDS encoding serine/threonine protein kinase — translated: MIGRTISNFEIIEKLGSGGMGVVYLARDTRLNRPAALKFLPPHMATDEDAKARFIQEAQAASALDHPNICSIFQIGETEPVPGEPGDGELFIAMAHYEGQTLKYRLDEEDFSVDRSLKIGRQLAAGLSRAHEAGIVHRDIKPANIMVTDRGEVKILDFGLAKLTTGAQLTKSGSTLGTAAYMSPEQYRGEEVGPPADVWSLGVVLYEMVTGKAPFAGDYEQAVMYSVLNAEPDAVADLTPGVPDDFAAFIMQCLDKDYASRPSLKELAGDPLESTLGVASSRSSAATPADSRRERVGISKRTIGIAVAAVVAIIAAAGLWGLRSDPEVESPPP